In the Ursus arctos isolate Adak ecotype North America unplaced genomic scaffold, UrsArc2.0 scaffold_5, whole genome shotgun sequence genome, one interval contains:
- the LOC113247469 gene encoding olfactory receptor 2G3: MERANDSSLMGFILLGFSDHPRLEAAVFVFVLFFYLLTLVGNFAIIILSYLDPLLHTPMYFFLSNLSLLDVCFTTSLAPQTLVNLRGPEKTITYGGCVVQLYISLALGSTECILLAVMALDRYIAVCKPLHYVTVMNPRLCQQLASVSWLSGLANSLIHATFTLQLPLCGNHRLDHFICEVPALLKLACVDTTVNELVLFVVSVLFLLIPPALILISYGFISQAVLKIKSVEARHKACSTCSSHLTVVIIFYGTIIYMYLQPRNSYTQDQGKFISLFYTMVTPTLNPIIYTLRNKDMKVALKTLLSKKLCSLQA, encoded by the coding sequence ATGGAAAGGGCCAATGACAGTTCCCTGATGGGTTTCATCCTTCTAGGCTTCTCAGACCACCCTCGCCTGGAGGCTGCAGTCtttgtatttgtcctttttttctaccTCCTGACGCTTGTGGGGAACTTTGCCATCATCATTCTCTCATACTTGGATCCCCTTCTCCACACCCCtatgtactttttcctcagcAACCTCTCCCTGCTGGACGTCTGCTTCACTACTAGCCTTGCACCTCAGACCCTAGTTAACCTGCGAGGTCCAGAGAAGACCATCACTTATGGTGGTTGCGTGGTACAACTCTATATTTCTCTAGCCCTGGGCTCCACTGAGTGTATCCTCCTGGCTGTAATGGCTTTGGATCGCTATATTGCTGTCTGCAAGCCCCTCCACTATGTGACAGTCATGAACCCAAGGCTATGTCAACAACTGGCATCCGTCTCCTGGCTCAGTGGTTTGGCCAATTCCCTGATCCATGCTACTTTTACCTTGCAATTGCCTCTCTGTGGCAACCACAGACTCGATCATTTTATTTGTGAAGTACCAGCTCTCCTCAAATTGGCTTGTGTGGACACCACAGTCAATGAGTTGGTGCTCTTTGTGGTCAGTGTCCTGTTTCTCCTAATCCCCCCAGCACTCATTCTTATCTCCTACGGCTTCATCAGTCAAGCTGTGCTGAAGATAAAGTCAGTGGAAGCAAGGCACAAAGCCTGCAgcacctgctcctcccaccttACAGTCGTGATCATTTTCTACGGCACCATAATCTACATGTACCTGCAACCACGTAACAGTTATACTCAGGACCAAGGCAAGTTTATCTCCCTCTTCTATACCATGGTGACCCCAACCTTAAACCCTATTATCTACACTTTAAGGAACAAGGATATGAAAGTGGCTCTGAAAACACTTCTGTCAAAAAAATTGTGTTCCTTACAAGCATGA